One genomic segment of Mustelus asterias chromosome 26, sMusAst1.hap1.1, whole genome shotgun sequence includes these proteins:
- the znf414 gene encoding zinc finger protein 414 codes for MFLRTEPEKGVVATTQSLEGKAYKCCTNDDCKDSFSSMHHLMNHMRVHHKPNRYFKCEGCKLRFRTHRSLFKHMHICFNTATRPLLQRVEKQCPSPLSAGEPDPLIKQPVSVEPVKFQSVIKQLERDGNVASMDTIGKATDSRSLTPLPTPLPTLHPSLTPMPLVSATPHSFSLLEPSLFATPSLSRFPTQAHTPVPGPFIPYMHPAPYNLAQGATQPRLRSYVPSESLPFSNAVWRKSTAQSANSRIVWEHTRGRYSCMQCPYSSVSREEMTLHLQEHNKILSSRLPNEMGMFVNAGDNYGALSMQFSESLFT; via the exons GAAAAGCGTATAAATGTTGTACAAATGACGACTGTAAAGATTCTTTTTCCAGTATGCATCATCTGATGAATCACATGAGGGTACATCACAAACCGAACCGATACTTCAA GTGTGAAGGATGCAAGCTACGTTTTCGGACGCACCGATCTCTTTTTAAACATATGCATATATGTTTTAACACTGCGACGCGTCCTCTGCTGCAGAGGGTGGAGAAGCAGTGTCCCAGCCCTTTATCTGCCGGGGAACCGGATCCTCTGATTAAACAGCCAGTCTCTGTGGAGCCAGTCAAATTCCAAAGCGTTATCAAGCAGCTGGAAAGGGATGGCAATGTGGCAAGCATGGACACCATCGGCAAGGCGACCGATTCGAGATCACTCACCCCACTCCCAACTCCCCTCCCTACTCTTCACCCTTCACTGACTCCTATGCCTTTGGTGTCAGCGACCCCTCATTCATTTTCACTGCTGGAGCCATCTCTGTTTGCCACACCCAGCCTTAGCAGGTTTCCTACCCAAgcccacactccagtgcccggGCCCTTCATTCCGTACATGCATCCTGCACCTTACAACCTCGCCCAAGGTGCCACACAGCCACGCCTCAGGTCTTATGTTCCCTCCGAAAGTCTGCCTTTCTCAAACGCGGTCTGGAGGAAGAGTACGG CTCAATCTGCAAACAGCAGGATTGTGTGGGAGCATACCAGAGGCCGATACAGCTGCATGCAGTGTCCGTACTCGAGTGTGTCGCGGGAAGAAATGACCTTGCACCTCCAAGAGCATAACAAAATCCTCAGCAGCAGATTACCGAACGAGATGGGTATGTTCGTAAACGCTGGTGACAACTACGGGGCACTCTCAATGCAATTCAGTGAATCTCTGTTCACCTAA